The Cellulomonas oligotrophica sequence TCCTGCTGGTGCTGCAGATGGTGCTGCTCAACACCCAGCCCGAGATCGCCTTCGTCATCCTCGTCGTGCTGTACGTCTACGTGCTGGCCGCGGTGGTCGACGCGTGGTTCCTGTGGCGCGGCACCAAGAAGCGCGTCGCGGCGAAGTTCGGGCCGGACGCGCTGCCGCAGGGCGCGACCATGTACACCGTGATGCGGGCGTTCCAGGTGCGGCCCTCGCGCCTGCCCAAGCCGCAGGTCAAGCACGGCCAGCGCCCGTCCTGAGCCCCTGCGGCCCGCCCAGGGCGCAGGTCCGGGCCGCTGCCGTCCTCAGCCGCCGGTGCAGGCCCGCAGGACGACGAACCCGATCGCCGCGAGCACCACGAGCCCGCCGAACGGGTTGCCCGAGGTCCGGGTCGACGGTTGCGGCGCCGGGTCCTGCCCGCGGGGTGCCGCGACCGCGCGGCCGACGGGCTCCCACCGCATGTCCGGCGTCAGGACGTGCCCGTTGACCACGTCACCGACCTCGTAGCGGGGCCTGGCCGGGGCGGCACCTGCTGCGGCCTGCCGCACGGCCGGCTGCTGCACGGTGGGCTGCCGCATGGCGGCGGTGCGCTGGGCCGCGGACGTCGTCGTCGACCCGGCGGCCGTGGCGCGCTGCGGGGCGGGCCGGGGCGCGGGCGTCGTGGTCGAGACGGCCGCACCGGGGACGGTCGCGCGGGGTGCGGGTGCGGGCCGCGTCGTGGTCGTGGGGCCGGTGCGTGCCGACGCGGTCCGCGCCGCCCGCGCCGCGTCGGCGGGCGGCGTGCGCTCCCGCTGCGCGAGGTGCACCCAGTCCCCGTCCGGGGTGAGCACGTGCTCCTCGACGACGTCGCCCACCGCGTAGGGGGCCAGCGGCGCGCGCCGCAGCGGCACCCAGCGCAGGCCGGCACCGGGGTCCGCGACGAGCATGTGCCCGTTGACGACGTCCCCGAGGTCGTAGGGCGACCCGGCCGTCGGCGACGGGCGCTCCCACGTGCCGTCGGGGGTCAGCTCGTACCCGTCGACGACGTCACCGACCCTGTGCATGCTGCCTCCGCCTCGCCGTGCTCGCGCTGGTGAGGCTACCGCTCCGGGACGGTCAGCCGGGGCAGCAGCACGTGCACGAGCGGACCGATCGCGAGCGCGTACACCAGCGTGCCGACCCCGACGGTCCCGCCGAGCAGCCAGCCGACGGTGACGACGGCGACCTCGATGCCGCCCCGGACGAGGCGGACGGGCCAGCCGGTGCGCGCGACGAGGCCCGTCATGAGCCCGTCGCGGGGCCCCGGGCCGAGGCGGGCACCCACGTACAGCGCGGTCGCGAGCCCGTTGCCCGCGACGCCGAGCACGAGCAGGGCGGCGCGCGCCACCACGGGGAGCGCCTCGGGCAGCTGGTCGACGAGGGCGAGGAACGGGTCGACCAGCACACCGATGACCGCGATGTTGGCGAGGGTCCCGACGCCGGGCCGTTGGCGCAGCGGCACCCAGCAGGCGATGACGACGACGGACGTGGCGACGGTGACCGCCCCGAACGACCAGCCCGACTGCCGCACGACACCCTGCGTGAGGACGTCCCAGGGCATGGCGCCCAGCCCGGCGCGCACGACCAGGGCGATCGACGCGGCGTAGAGCACGAGGCCGACGAGGAGCTGGGCCGTGCGACGGGCCGGCGCGCGCCACCCCCGGTCGCGGGTCTCGAGCCGGGGCGCCGGTGCCGGGGTCACGGCGGGGGGCGGGGGCACGGCGCTCACCGCGCGCCCCGCTCGTCGGCGGCCGCACGGCTCGGCGGCGGGGGGCGGTGTCCCAGACCGTCCCGCGGGACGGCCACCACCAGAGCGACAACAGACGCCAGGAGCGCCACAAGGAGGAACCAGATCGCCAGCACGACCCCAGCATGCGGATCCAGTGGCCTTGTCATCCAGAGCCACCTGATCGATAGTGGCCCACATGATCGACGGCCTCCCCCAGCCCGACCGCCGCCTCGGCGGGCCCCGGCTGCGTACCCTGCTCGGGGCGTGGCAGCACGGCGGCCCGACGTACCGCGCGCTGGCCGACGGCGTCCGGGGCCTCGTGCGCGCGGGCGCCCTCCCCCTGGGCACGCGGATGCCCAGCGAGCGGGAGGTCGCCGACGCCCTCGGCGTGTCCCGCACCACCGTCACCGCCGCGTACGACCTGCTGCGCGAGGAGCGGTTCCTCGTCAGCCGCCGCGGGTCCGGCACCGTGACGACGACACCGGCGGGCGCGGGCACGCAGCCCTCCGCCCTCGTGGGTTCCGTCCACGACGGCGTCGTCGACCTGACGGCCGCGGCACCGAGCGCACCGGCCGCGCTGCACGAGGCGTGCGTCGACGCCCTCGACCGGCTCCCCCACCTCCTGGGCGGCACGGGGTACGTGCCGCTGGGCCTGCCCGTGCTGCGCGCCGCGATCGCCGCGCGGTACACCCGGCGTGGCGTGCCCACGACGGCGGACCAGGTGCTCGTCACCTCGGGCGCGCAGCAGGCGCTGCACCTGCTGATGACGGCCTTCGTCGGTCCCGGCGACCGGGTCGTCGTGGAGCACCCCACCTACCCGCACGCCATCGAGGCCGCGCGCGACGCCGGCGCACGACCGGTCCCGGTGCCCGTGGGCCCCGACGGGCTGGACCTGGACCTGCTGGAGTCGACCGTGCGCCAGACCGCGCCGCGCCTGGTCTACCTGGTCCCCGACCACCACAACCCGACCGGGACGAGCCTGGACGCTGCGGGTCGCGCGCGCGTGCGCGACCTCGCACGCCGCTACCGCACCACCGTCGTGGGCGACGAGACGCTGACCGACCTGACGCTGCACGGGCCCGAGCCCGTGCCGTTCGCGGGCGACGGCACCGACGCCCTGGTGGTGTGCGTCGGCTCGGCGTCGAAGACGTTCTGGGGCGGCCTGCGGATCGGCTGGGTGCGCGCGCACCGCGACCTCGTGGGGCGCCTGGCCCAGCGGCGCGGCAGCGTGGACATCGCGACGTCGGTGCTCGACCAGCTCGTCACGACCGAGCTGCTGGACCGGTTCGACGAGCTGCTGCCCGCACGCCGGGACCTGCTGCGCACCCAGCGCGACGCGCTCGTGGCGATGCTCGGCGAGTCCCTGCCCGGGTGGCGGGTCCCGGTGCCCGCCGGCGGCCTGTCGACGTGGGTCGACCTGGGCGCACCGGTGTCGACCACGCTCGCGGCGCTCGCGCACCGGCACGGCGTGCAGGTGCCGCCGGGGCCGCGGTTCGGCGTGGACGGCTCGCTCGACGACCACCTGCGCGTGCCGTTCTCGGCACCCGTGGACGCGCTGCGCCGGGCGGTGGACGGCCTGGCCGCGACGTGGGCCGGCCTCGAGCCGGGATCGGCCTCACCGGCCGGGCGGGGCGAGTCGCTGCTCGTGTAGACCGGTCAGCCCGCGACGAGGTCGAGCGGCGCCCCGGTGTCCGCGCCGTCGTGCTGCAGG is a genomic window containing:
- the yczE gene encoding membrane protein YczE translates to MPPPPAVTPAPAPRLETRDRGWRAPARRTAQLLVGLVLYAASIALVVRAGLGAMPWDVLTQGVVRQSGWSFGAVTVATSVVVIACWVPLRQRPGVGTLANIAVIGVLVDPFLALVDQLPEALPVVARAALLVLGVAGNGLATALYVGARLGPGPRDGLMTGLVARTGWPVRLVRGGIEVAVVTVGWLLGGTVGVGTLVYALAIGPLVHVLLPRLTVPER
- the yczR gene encoding MocR-like transcription factor YczR; the protein is MIDGLPQPDRRLGGPRLRTLLGAWQHGGPTYRALADGVRGLVRAGALPLGTRMPSEREVADALGVSRTTVTAAYDLLREERFLVSRRGSGTVTTTPAGAGTQPSALVGSVHDGVVDLTAAAPSAPAALHEACVDALDRLPHLLGGTGYVPLGLPVLRAAIAARYTRRGVPTTADQVLVTSGAQQALHLLMTAFVGPGDRVVVEHPTYPHAIEAARDAGARPVPVPVGPDGLDLDLLESTVRQTAPRLVYLVPDHHNPTGTSLDAAGRARVRDLARRYRTTVVGDETLTDLTLHGPEPVPFAGDGTDALVVCVGSASKTFWGGLRIGWVRAHRDLVGRLAQRRGSVDIATSVLDQLVTTELLDRFDELLPARRDLLRTQRDALVAMLGESLPGWRVPVPAGGLSTWVDLGAPVSTTLAALAHRHGVQVPPGPRFGVDGSLDDHLRVPFSAPVDALRRAVDGLAATWAGLEPGSASPAGRGESLLV